From the Papaver somniferum cultivar HN1 chromosome 2, ASM357369v1, whole genome shotgun sequence genome, the window ATCTAAACAACAGAGAGAAGGAGGAAAATAGATTGCATTTTCTTATGCATCGAGGTTCTAAGAAATGATGTATCATCGGCATAATGTAAATGAGAGATGCACAATCGATTTAACAACATAGCTTGTCAGGAACATGCTGCAGAGGACAAAGAGACGGGCCTCGAGAGGGCCGCAGAGCTTACATACAAGAGGCGGCCTTTTGAGTTAAACTCCAAATTCTTTCTTTATCTCTTCTTCTCCGTCTCCTCTCCTTTTCATCCAATTTTCTTGTGTTATCTATTGAAAACCAGCAACAGAGAATGTATGCGAATGCTGTGATTAGGTGCAGGACATCTCTACACCACCATTACCAACAGCATAAATCTCTTGTTTGGTTCTCACAGAAACAGCATCAACTAACCAGTAATACTAATAATCATCGTAGTAATTTCTCAACTCAATCTTCAATCCTACCTCCTCCTGATGTTTCTCATTTAGCTCAAACTGCTCGAATCTCTCTCACACCAGACGAGGTTACTACGATTCACTCTCTCAATCAATTCTCTAATTACTGATTTGTTTTCAATTCTTTTGGTAATGATTATTATACGTATAATTTTCAGGTTGAGGAGTTTGCTCCTAAAATTCGACAAGTAATTGACTGGTAATTCTTATTTAAATCTCTCTTTTATTAtattcttttaacttcttttcgTTTATTACATTCTCTATTTATCTTAGTCCATGAATGTTTAGTTCTACTGATTAGTTCAAATGATTGTTTGCTAAtttaaaagttagggttttgaatttctCGCCCACATAACGGACTGTTTTGTGGTGATTAGAGCATTTTTGTAAATGCTAGTGATCTAAACTATCATTGGAATGTCATTTTATAGCCTTTTGGAATGTCATTTTATAGCTGAGACACTACTTTTACTCATAG encodes:
- the LOC113349303 gene encoding glutamyl-tRNA(Gln) amidotransferase subunit C, chloroplastic/mitochondrial-like isoform X2 — its product is MYANAVIRCRTSLHHHYQQHKSLVWFSQKQHQLTSNTNNHRSNFSTQSSILPPPDVSHLAQTARISLTPDEVEEFAPKIRQVIDWFGQLQAVDLHSIEPALRADTEGYNLREDVPETFDNREAILSAVPSFEEPYIKVPKILNKE